A single window of Ovis canadensis isolate MfBH-ARS-UI-01 breed Bighorn chromosome 15, ARS-UI_OviCan_v2, whole genome shotgun sequence DNA harbors:
- the LOC138420514 gene encoding olfactory receptor 51E2 has protein sequence MSTCNFTHATFVLIGIPGLEAAQFWIGFPLLSMYAVALFGNCIVVFIVRMERSLHAPMYLFLCMLAAIDLALSTSTMPKILALFWFDSREITFDACMSQMFFIHTLSAIESTILLAMSFDRYVAICHPLRHAAVLNNTVTAQIGLVAVARGSLFFIPLPLLIKRLAFCQSNVLSHSYCLHQDVMKLAYTDTLPNVVYGLTAILLVMGVDALFISLSYFLIIRTVLQLPSKSERAKAFGTCVSHIGVVLAFYVPLIGLSVVHRFGNSLHPIVHVLMGDVYLLLPPVINPIIYGAKTKQIRTRVLAMFKISYGREFQPVGGK, from the coding sequence ATGAGTACCTGCAACTTCACACATGCCACCTTTGTACTCATTGGTATCCCAGGACTAGAAGCAGCTCAATTCTGGATTGGCTTCCCCCTGCTTTCTATGTATGCTGTGGCATTGTTTGGAAATTGCATCGTGGTCTTCATTGTAAGGATGGAGCGCAGCCTCCACGCTCCCATGTACCTCTTTCTCTGCATGCTGGCAGCCATCGACCTGGCCTTGTCCACATCCACCATGCCCAAGATCCTCGCGCTCTTCTGGTTCGACTCCCGGGAGATCACCTTTGATGCCTGTATGTCCCAGATGTTCTTTATTCACACTCTCTCAGCCATCGAGTCCACCATCCTACTGGCCATGTCCTTTGACCGTTACGTAGCAATCTGCCACCCGCTGCGCCATGCCGCAGTGCTCAACAACACAGTGACAGCCCAGATTGGCCTGGTGGCTGTGGCCCGTGGATCCCTCTTCTTCATCCCACTGCCTCTGCTCATCAAACGGCTAGCCTTCTGCCAATCCAATGTGCTCTCGCATTCCTATTGCTTGCACCAGGATGTAATGAAGTTGGCCTATACAGACACATTGCCCAATGTGGTCTATGGTCTTACTGCCATCCTGCTGGTCATGGGTGTGGATGCCCTGTTCATCTCTTTGTCCTATTTTCTGATTATACGAACAGTTCTACAACTGCCTTCCAAGTCGGAGCGGGCCAAGGCCTTTGGAACCTGTGTGTCACACATTGGTGTGGTGCTGGCCTTCTATGTGCCTCTCATCGGCCTCTCAGTGGTGCATCGCTTTGGGAACAGCCTTCATCCCATTGTGCATGTTCTCATGGGTGATGTCTACCTACTTCTGCCTCCTGTCATCAATCCCATCATTTATGGTGCCAAGACCAAACAGATCAGAACTCGGGTGCTAGCTATGTTTAAGATCAGCTATGGCAGGGAGTTTCAGCCTGTGGGAGGCAAGTGA